The Helicobacter anatolicus genomic interval GATATTTACTCTTACGATAAAAAGCAATAAAAGTTGGTAAAAAATAAATACAAAAACCTATTAAAAATAGAAAAAACAAAAGTAAATAATCCATAATTGGAGAAAGTTGCTCTGAAATTTCTATTCCATCAATAATTGTAATTTTTTGCATGAATTAAACATCCAAATGTTTTACATTTTTTGCATTTTCTTGAATATAGGCACGACGCGGTTCTACCTCATCTCCCATAAACAATGTAAATATTTTATCTGCACTATCTTCATCTTCTAATGTAACTTTTAATAATGTTCGATTTGCAGGTGTCATTGTAGTTTCCCAAAGTTGTTCAGGATTCATTTCACCCAAACCTTTATATCTTTGAATATAAGCACCCTTTTTTGCAGATTCTTCAATATCTTCTAAAACTTCAATTAATTCTTTGCCTTCTAAGAAGCTTAAATCGCGTTCAATAATTTTATTATAAATAAAATATGCTTCTTCAAAAAAGTTATCTACAAAAAGATTTTCATCAATATTAAACTCTACAAGTCCTGTTTTTGTCTGTATATAAAGAGTAATATTATCCTTTGTAATAAGTTTATTTAAAATATTACATTCAATTTTTGATAAGAAATCTTCTATTTTTTGATACATTTCTTCAAAAGAAAGAGAAATAATTTCACGATTTTCAATCAAAAATTTAATAATTTCAATCATCGGATAACGTTTTTCAAGTTCTTTTAATACACTTCGATAATGTGAAATATATTTTAAAATCTCCAAAAGTTCTTTATTTCCTATTCCCTGAAAATTAAAATTTTCAATCCCATTTTCAATCAAAAATTCACTTAAAGCTTTTTCATCTTTTAGATAAATCTCTTTTTTACCTTTTTTAAAGCGATAAAGTGGAGGTTGTGCAATATAAATATGGCCATTTTGTACTAATGGTTTTAAATAGCGATAGAAAAATGTCATTAATAATGTTTGAATGTGACTACCATCTACATCAGCATCTGTCATGATAATAATTTTATGGTAGCGTAATTTTTCGATATCAAATTCATCACCAATTCCACAACCAAAAGCTGTAATCATATTTTTAATTTCATCAGATTTCAAAATTTTATCAAGACGAGATTTTTCAACATTTAAAATTTTTCCTCTTAATGGTAAAATTGCTTGATAAACACGATCTCTCCCTTGTTTAGCACTACCCCCTGCACTATCTCCCTCTACCAAATAAAGTTCAGAAATAGTAGGATCTTTACTTTGACAATCTGCCAATTTTCCTGGTAATGTACTTACACTTAAAGAATCTTTTTTTCTTGTAAGCTCTCTTGCTTTTTTAGCAGCTTCTCTTCCTCTTGCAGCAACTAGGGCTTTTTGCATAATTATTTTTGCTTCATTAGGATTTTCTTCAAAAAATTTTGCAAGTTTTTCGTAAGTAAGTTTTTGTACAATAGGTTTAACAAAAGAACTCCCAAGTTTTCCTTTGGTTTGTCCTTCAAATTGAGGTTCCATAA includes:
- the gyrB gene encoding DNA topoisomerase (ATP-hydrolyzing) subunit B, which encodes MENKDYGANNIKVLKGLEAVRKRPGMYIGDTNIGGLHHMIYEVVDNSIDEAMAGYCDSIKITLTNEGSAIIEDNGRGIPVDIHPTENLPAATVVLTVLHAGGKFDKDTYKVSGGLHGVGVSVVNALSKRLIMTIKKNGNIYRQEFAKGIPQSDLEIIGKTKEHGTTIEFFPDGEVMEVLDFDANILIKRFKEMAYLNQNVTLYFKDEKTGKEEKYHFENGLHQFVEDINKKPFISPIISFQAQENDTEIEIALAYNEGYDEKVLSFVNNIRTPDGGTHEAGFRAGLSRAIMNYIESNANAREKDSKIQGEDVREGLIAIISTKIMEPQFEGQTKGKLGSSFVKPIVQKLTYEKLAKFFEENPNEAKIIMQKALVAARGREAAKKARELTRKKDSLSVSTLPGKLADCQSKDPTISELYLVEGDSAGGSAKQGRDRVYQAILPLRGKILNVEKSRLDKILKSDEIKNMITAFGCGIGDEFDIEKLRYHKIIIMTDADVDGSHIQTLLMTFFYRYLKPLVQNGHIYIAQPPLYRFKKGKKEIYLKDEKALSEFLIENGIENFNFQGIGNKELLEILKYISHYRSVLKELEKRYPMIEIIKFLIENREIISLSFEEMYQKIEDFLSKIECNILNKLITKDNITLYIQTKTGLVEFNIDENLFVDNFFEEAYFIYNKIIERDLSFLEGKELIEVLEDIEESAKKGAYIQRYKGLGEMNPEQLWETTMTPANRTLLKVTLEDEDSADKIFTLFMGDEVEPRRAYIQENAKNVKHLDV
- a CDS encoding superinfection immunity protein, which translates into the protein MQKITIIDGIEISEQLSPIMDYLLLFFLFLIGFCIYFLPTFIAFYRKSKYRYSILVINFFLGFTLLAWVISLAWSVYNTGNKQEK